One stretch of Acropora muricata isolate sample 2 chromosome 12, ASM3666990v1, whole genome shotgun sequence DNA includes these proteins:
- the LOC136893138 gene encoding uncharacterized protein, which translates to MDAFVFCILMGLCLSMGKGRPLTYREDTGKRDFYRGLFTKEESKDGRGGLNVYDYGQVEAQQEHYSKTGSDVKDVDNFRVEGKESESNNNGGSWQLDKNFEDKDANFIEGHRGQDLVEDETERVQKAEDEPGKEFEETTETMIRKKTGTRSEEGFEGNIAGLLKRESALLITTEGRDIRNGAEDELEGDKEITNKSTGEDTDNVEDVIEDGFARGLESEAGDQHTGQLKEILEDEGGANPEEDRDELSRKTKVGSKYKIQIAKGKVHSSVARDRFSSKTDKYRKHLVKYEEKEASDGNSVNVKMEDKLRTGVEDSWPQQWHQYPTPLPRPGRKREPSLFRPKS; encoded by the exons ATGGATGCTTTTGTCTTCTGTATCCTAATGGGCTTGTGTCTTTCCATGGGGAAAGGAAGGCCATTAACCTATCGTGAAGACACAGGAAAACG AGATTTCTACAGAGGGCTTTTTACAAAAGAGGAAAGTAAGGATGGTCGCGGAGGACTCAATGTATACGATTATGGTCAAGTAGAGGCTCAGCAAGAACATTATAGCAAGACTGGAAGCGATGTTAAAGACGTGGATAATTTCAGAGTCGAAGGCAAAGAATCGGAAAGCAATAACAATGGTGGTTCTTGGCAActtgataaaaattttgaagacaaGGATGCAAATTTTATCGAGGGACATCGTGGTCAAGATCTCGTAGAAGATGAAACAGAGAGGGTCCAAAAAGCTGAAGATGAGCCCGGGAAAGAATTTGAAGAAACAACTGAAACCATGATTAGAAAAAAGACAGGAACGAGATCCGAAGAAGGTTTTGAAGGCAATATTGCAGGTCTACTGAAACGAGAGAGTGCTCTTCTCATCACAACCGAAGGCAGAGACATCAGAAATGGGGCCGAAGATGAGTTGGAAGGGGACAAAGAAATTACCAACAAGTCTACAGGCGAGGACACAGACAACGTCGAAGATGTAATCGAAGACGGTTTCGCAAGAGGTCTTGAAAGCGAGGCTGGTGATCAGCATACAGGACAGTTAAAAGAAATACTCGAGGACGAAGGTGGTGCAAATCCTGAAGAAGATCGAGATGAACTTTCCAGAAAAACTAAAGTCGGAAGCAAATATAAAattcaaattgccaaaggaaaaGTTCACAGCAGTGTCGCTAGAGACAGATTTTCCAGCAAGACGGACAAGTATCGTAAACATCTGGTAAAATACGAGGAAAAAGAAGCCAGTGACGGAAATTCTGTGAATGTGAAAATGGAGGACAAATTACGGACGGGAGTTGAAGATTCATGGCCTCAACAATGGCATCAATATCCAACACCTCTTCCTCGTCCAGGCCGCAAGCGAGAACCATCGCTATTTCGCCCGAAGTCATGA
- the LOC136892008 gene encoding uncharacterized protein, with amino-acid sequence MKAFVLSVLFGFALTVSLSNPINEEDAAPDSLRDVADELESYNPERKSQDDFPSDGDEESDEDSFDDETRVSDETTDENEVAMDEDEDDAEDDEDSAVTGPLKKVSDPFPIRFRRVARVGGRIIKRRRGVIRLVVRRFINRRRRG; translated from the exons ATGAAGGCCTTCGTTCTCTCAGTGTTGTTCGGCTTTGCGTTAACTGTTAGTCTCTCTAATCCAATCAACGAAGAAGATGCAGCACCAGATTCGCTGAGGGATGTTGCTGATGAGTTGGAGTCATACAACCCAGAAAG AAAATCGCAAGATGACTTTCCCAGTGATGGTGACGAAGAGAGTGACGAGGATTCCTTTGATGACGAGACGAG AGTTTCAGACGAGACAACCGATGAAAACGAGGTTGCCATGGACGAAGACGAAGATGACGCCGAGGACGACGAAGATTCTGCCGTCACAGGGCCCTTGAAAAAGGTGTCCGATCCCTTTCCAATTCGCTTTCGACGTGTCGCACGAGTAGGAGGGAGGATCATTAAACGTAGAAGAGGGGTTATCAGGCTTGTCGTTAGGAGGTTTATAAACCGTCGTCGTAGAGGATAA
- the LOC136893527 gene encoding uncharacterized protein yields the protein MAESCWESSSKEELFLTRSTFTVKSDEYDVVGVSTSEGNGKCLEDNAGISEGSGRFRAPISSDECRRFEDSWVSDAGRRKWNWVLNIFEEWRETVCDIGINALNAESMEERHDKVETKGESCKNIVITTAETKIEICY from the exons ATGGCGGAAAGCTGCTGGGAAAGCAGTTCTAAGGAAGAGTTGTTTCTTACGCGGTCAACATTTACTGTTAAGTCGGATGAATATGATG TAGTGGGTGTGTCGACGAGCGAAGGGAATGGAAAATGCTTAGAGGATAATGCTGGTATTAGTGAAG GGAGTGGAAGATTTCGTGCGCCAATCTCATCTGACGAATGTCGGAGGTTTGAAGACAGCTGGGTTTCTGATGCTGGTCGAAGGAAGTGGAATTGGGTCCTAAATATCTTTGAAGAATGGCGAGAGACTGTTTGTGATATCGGGATTAATGCACTTAACGCAGAAAGTATGGAAGAAAGGCATGACAAAGTTGAAACAAAGGGGGAAagctgcaaaaatattgttattactaCTGCTGAGACGAAAATTGAAATCTGTTATTAG